In the genome of Magnolia sinica isolate HGM2019 chromosome 2, MsV1, whole genome shotgun sequence, one region contains:
- the LOC131237264 gene encoding uncharacterized protein LOC131237264 isoform X2: MSMLQSLNNVSLAGSILVSTLASPFTLAVHLLNLPKLYNLFAGILMSTFDMKDESKEVIWQDVGSGRNANTGKDNGANQSTDRGLTSTSTPVLQDIENKATIPTMRNGDDSWSLETSSGGLVNALLVLIDWIHVSLTWDRLLPKLEIICRKSTVIISLWPCHVIWTYYYIAK; encoded by the exons ATGAGCATGTTGCAATCACTTAATAATGTCTCCCTTGCAGGTTCCATTCTTGTTTCGACTTTGGCATCACCATTTACATTAGCTGTGCATTTGCTAAATTTGCCAAAGCTTTATAATCTTTTTGCAG GGATTTTGATGTCTACATTTGACATGAAGGATGAATCCAAG GAAGTGATTTGGCAAG ATGTTGGTAGTGGGAGGAATGCTAATACTGGAAAGGATAATGGGGCCAATCAAAGCACCGACAGAGGCCTTACATCCACCTCTACACCAGTTTTGCAGGACATAGAAAATAAGGCAACCATTCCAACCATGAG GAATGGTGACGATTCTTGGTCACTAGAGACCAGTTCTGGGGGTCTAGTAAATGCTCTTCTTG TTTTGATAGATTGGATTCATGTGTCTCTAACGTGGGACAGACTGCTGCCAAAATTGGAGATCATCTGCAG GAAATCGACAGTGATTATAAGCTTGTGGCCATGCCATGTCATTTGGACATACTACTACATTGCAAAGTAA
- the LOC131237264 gene encoding uncharacterized protein LOC131237264 isoform X1 — protein MSMLQSLNNVSLAGSILVSTLASPFTLAVHLLNLPKLYNLFAGILMSTFDMKDESKEVIWQDVGSGRNANTGKDNGANQSTDRGLTSTSTPVLQDIENKATIPTMRNGDDSWSLETSSGGLVNALLVLIDWIHVSLTWDRLLPKLEIICSSFAATPIGPVVFLVIAFRKSTVIISLWPCHVIWTYYYIAK, from the exons ATGAGCATGTTGCAATCACTTAATAATGTCTCCCTTGCAGGTTCCATTCTTGTTTCGACTTTGGCATCACCATTTACATTAGCTGTGCATTTGCTAAATTTGCCAAAGCTTTATAATCTTTTTGCAG GGATTTTGATGTCTACATTTGACATGAAGGATGAATCCAAG GAAGTGATTTGGCAAG ATGTTGGTAGTGGGAGGAATGCTAATACTGGAAAGGATAATGGGGCCAATCAAAGCACCGACAGAGGCCTTACATCCACCTCTACACCAGTTTTGCAGGACATAGAAAATAAGGCAACCATTCCAACCATGAG GAATGGTGACGATTCTTGGTCACTAGAGACCAGTTCTGGGGGTCTAGTAAATGCTCTTCTTG TTTTGATAGATTGGATTCATGTGTCTCTAACGTGGGACAGACTGCTGCCAAAATTGGAGATCATCTGCAG TTCATTTGCAGCGACTCCAATCGGCCCTGTTGTTTTCCTTGTGATCGCATTCAGGAAATCGACAGTGATTATAAGCTTGTGGCCATGCCATGTCATTTGGACATACTACTACATTGCAAAGTAA